A window of Metabacillus sp. B2-18 contains these coding sequences:
- a CDS encoding two-component system sensor histidine kinase NtrB, whose protein sequence is MVDKHKRDLEIEKLKNENALLKELLSELPFSFTYVNKQHSKLVAKKVNSKQILIQKANTNSHTRDEFIISTTYDQFAETELFLSSIFDFVPHHIVFVDGDGLITLCNLQTAKDLGVDRDKIIGKHIRELLQLPDEQIELLETLRTGIEMKDKEVLDVNYGLINTRILWNTDGSIKRVLGTFYFLNVIKEAEKQALAGRIAAGIAHEIRNPLTTVRGYLQLLKDKTNIEVSQLFSDILIPEIDRANKIISDFLSIAKPSVSTKQMINLHQFLKEYLGKFLESEALLYNTKLDYTLDPLTRKVMIKGDREELLQVFMNLFINAIQARSDQPLIITIQTIVVDHHIQILFRDNGKGIPPSLLPHIFDPFFSTKDDGTGLGLSVSKKIIESHGGSMKVTSDETGSIFIISFPFSLAT, encoded by the coding sequence ATGGTAGATAAGCATAAGCGTGACCTCGAAATTGAAAAATTAAAAAACGAAAATGCTTTACTAAAAGAACTGCTAAGTGAACTTCCTTTTTCGTTTACATATGTAAATAAACAACATAGCAAGTTAGTTGCTAAAAAAGTTAACTCCAAACAAATACTTATTCAAAAAGCAAATACTAATTCACATACCCGTGATGAATTTATTATTTCAACCACTTACGATCAGTTTGCAGAAACTGAACTCTTCCTTTCCTCTATTTTTGATTTTGTTCCGCACCATATTGTTTTTGTTGATGGTGATGGACTCATAACGTTATGTAATCTCCAAACTGCTAAAGATCTAGGTGTAGACCGGGATAAAATAATTGGTAAACATATAAGAGAGCTCCTACAACTTCCAGACGAACAAATCGAACTACTTGAAACGTTACGAACAGGAATTGAAATGAAAGATAAAGAAGTATTAGATGTAAATTACGGGCTTATTAATACTCGTATTTTATGGAATACAGACGGGTCGATTAAACGAGTATTAGGTACTTTTTATTTTCTTAACGTCATAAAAGAAGCTGAGAAGCAAGCGCTTGCCGGAAGAATTGCTGCTGGCATAGCACATGAAATTAGAAATCCCCTTACAACAGTCAGAGGGTATTTACAATTGCTAAAAGATAAAACCAACATAGAAGTGTCACAACTATTCTCTGATATTCTCATTCCTGAGATAGATCGAGCAAATAAAATAATTAGTGACTTCTTGAGTATTGCAAAGCCTTCAGTTAGCACTAAACAAATGATCAACCTGCATCAGTTTCTCAAAGAATATTTAGGGAAATTTCTAGAAAGTGAGGCATTACTATATAACACAAAGCTGGATTACACCCTTGATCCATTAACCAGAAAAGTGATGATTAAAGGAGATCGGGAGGAATTACTTCAAGTGTTTATGAATTTATTCATAAATGCTATTCAAGCTAGATCTGATCAACCTCTAATTATAACGATTCAAACTATTGTTGTTGATCATCATATTCAGATTTTGTTTCGTGATAATGGTAAAGGCATCCCACCTTCTCTTTTACCTCATATATTTGATCCATTTTTCTCTACAAAGGATGATGGCACTGGATTAGGCTTATCTGTTTCAAAGAAAATTATTGAAAGTCACGGTGGATCAATGAAAGTAACAAGTGACGAAACAGGGTCAATATTTATTATCAGTTTTCCTTTTTCATTGGCAACATAA
- a CDS encoding B3/B4 domain-containing protein, which produces MEITVQGQLNQLNKDFKIGIVEYQDIHVGDSPQMLKGRLQLFQESLYFDYVDKKVTDIQAIQEWRQLFKTIGTDPNRYRPSSEALYRRVQKQQYLQPFNSAVDLNNFLSLQYQIPLGIYDKDKLTGDVKIKIGSEEDIYLAINEREVSFHNKLVSEDHQGPFGSPYVDSKRTAVTSNTTEALHIVYLNPSLSEEKSLELLQALSSMFTQIHGGDATYKIIK; this is translated from the coding sequence ATGGAAATTACCGTTCAAGGTCAGCTTAACCAACTTAACAAAGACTTTAAAATTGGTATTGTAGAATATCAGGATATTCATGTTGGTGATTCTCCTCAAATGCTTAAAGGAAGATTACAGCTTTTCCAAGAATCGCTTTATTTTGATTATGTTGATAAGAAAGTAACAGATATCCAAGCCATCCAAGAATGGCGACAACTATTTAAAACAATAGGAACAGACCCTAACCGATACCGCCCTTCAAGTGAAGCATTATATCGACGAGTTCAGAAACAGCAATATCTTCAACCCTTCAACTCTGCAGTAGACTTAAATAACTTTCTATCTCTTCAATATCAAATTCCCCTAGGGATTTATGATAAAGATAAGCTTACTGGGGATGTTAAAATCAAGATAGGTAGTGAAGAGGATATCTATCTTGCCATCAATGAACGTGAAGTTTCTTTTCATAACAAATTAGTTTCAGAGGATCATCAGGGTCCATTTGGCAGTCCTTATGTTGATTCAAAGAGAACCGCTGTAACATCTAACACAACAGAAGCTCTACATATTGTTTATTTAAACCCGTCTCTTTCTGAAGAAAAATCTTTAGAACTGTTACAAGCATTATCAAGTATGTTTACACAAATACATGGCGGAGACGCAACATATAAGATCATCAAGTAG
- the queG gene encoding tRNA epoxyqueuosine(34) reductase QueG produces the protein MNIEEFKREVIEYSKTIGIDKIGFTSANMFEELKQRLITQKELGYQSGFEESDIEKRVAPIKLLPKASSIISIALAYPSKMKNAPKSTKEERRGIFCRASWGQDYHDVLRDRLNKLEMFLKEKVPDIQVKSMVDTGELSDRAVAERAGIGWSGKNCSVITPEFGSYVYLGEMITNFPFPPDTPMEDQCGSCTKCLDVCPTGALVQGGQLDSSKCIAFLTQTKGFLPDEYRTKIGNRIYGCDTCQTVCPVNKGIDFHLHPEMEPDPEIAKPKLKPLLTISNRDFKEKFGHISGSWRGKKPLQRNAILALAHFKDTTALDDLIKVMHEDSRPVIRGTAAWAIGKIGEVSAAHELQKAYEKEEDSQVKEEITKGLSFLLTKK, from the coding sequence ATGAATATTGAAGAATTTAAGAGGGAAGTTATTGAATACAGTAAAACAATTGGCATTGATAAGATTGGATTTACAAGCGCGAATATGTTTGAAGAGCTAAAGCAAAGGTTGATTACACAAAAGGAACTTGGCTATCAATCTGGCTTTGAGGAGTCAGATATTGAGAAACGTGTTGCACCTATTAAACTTTTGCCTAAAGCAAGTTCAATCATTTCCATTGCTCTTGCTTATCCTTCAAAAATGAAAAATGCTCCAAAAAGTACAAAAGAAGAAAGACGTGGTATTTTTTGTCGTGCCTCCTGGGGGCAGGATTACCACGATGTGTTGCGTGATAGGTTAAATAAATTAGAAATGTTTTTAAAAGAAAAAGTACCTGATATTCAAGTAAAATCGATGGTTGATACAGGTGAGCTTTCTGATCGTGCAGTTGCTGAACGGGCAGGTATTGGATGGAGTGGGAAAAACTGCTCTGTTATCACGCCTGAGTTTGGTTCTTACGTTTATTTAGGTGAAATGATTACAAACTTTCCATTTCCACCAGATACTCCAATGGAAGATCAATGTGGTTCATGTACAAAATGCCTCGACGTTTGTCCAACAGGTGCTTTAGTACAAGGTGGTCAGCTTGATTCATCTAAATGTATTGCTTTTTTAACACAAACAAAAGGTTTTCTGCCTGACGAATACCGTACGAAAATTGGAAATCGCATCTATGGTTGTGATACTTGTCAAACAGTTTGTCCTGTTAATAAAGGAATAGATTTTCACCTTCATCCAGAAATGGAGCCGGATCCTGAAATCGCAAAACCAAAATTAAAGCCGTTATTAACAATAAGTAATCGCGACTTCAAAGAAAAATTTGGACATATATCTGGTTCATGGAGAGGCAAAAAGCCTCTTCAAAGAAATGCGATCCTGGCTCTTGCGCATTTTAAAGATACAACCGCGTTAGATGATTTAATAAAAGTGATGCACGAAGATTCAAGGCCTGTGATTAGAGGTACCGCAGCATGGGCAATAGGAAAAATAGGGGAAGTTTCAGCAGCACACGAGCTACAAAAAGCATATGAAAAAGAAGAAGATTCACAAGTGAAAGAAGAAATCACGAAAGGCTTGTCCTTTCTTCTTACAAAAAAATAA